A region of Amyelois transitella isolate CPQ chromosome 11, ilAmyTran1.1, whole genome shotgun sequence DNA encodes the following proteins:
- the LOC106135045 gene encoding protein LSM14 homolog B isoform X7: MSSGMPELGSKISLVSKADIRYEGRLFTVDPQECTIALASVRSFGTENRETQYPVAPQSQVYDYILFRGSDIKDIRVVTNVPSLPNDPAIMQMSVPPTLGGANAGAPGPFAGSMMDLLGGSQQSSSRSGTPSAVGGHRKSPTADQGTQAGVATGSGQQRDGRRGSAGAPAKPRNRTNSRTRQRYPSGGNAPAHHQNQNQHQQQNQHHQQQNQHYQQNQQMLHQHPGQGYGRGGWRGRGRGGRGRGFVPRNKNTLKFDNDYDFEQANTEFEELRSQLAKTKISEGEAKPEVTTQPSEVDKKDDSGNETGAGEAELDDDGFAGYDRKKSFFDSISCEAVERSKGRSQRTDWRTERKLNAETFGVALARRGAWRGRGAWRHHNPQHQPSYFPSWRPMRGGRGRPGNGQPGQHANHGQHQHQHQPRPNTQPQQSAAAAAQ, translated from the exons ATGAGTTCTGGGATGCCTGAATTGGGCTCCAAAATCAGCCTAGTATCGAAAGCTGATATACGTTACGAAGGCCGACTTTTCACTGTCGATCCTCAGGAATGTACCATCGCTTTAGCTAGCG TTCGGTCTTTTGGTACAGAGAACAGAGAAACCCAGTACCCTGTGGCACCTCAGAGTCAGGTGTACGATTACATACTGTTTCGCGGTTCTGACATCAAGGATATCCGAGTTGTGACCAATGTGCCGTCTCTGCCAAATGACCCTGCCATCATGCAGATGTCGGTGCCGCCAACGCTGGGCGGCGCCAACGCCGGAGCGCCGGGCCCGTTTGCGG gCTCCATGATGGACCTCCTCGGAGGGTCGCAGCAGTCGTCGTCTCGCTCCGGCACTCCATCAGCCGTCGGAGGTCATAGGAAGAGCCCTACAGCTGACCAGGGCACGCAG GCGGGCGTGGCGACGGGCTCCGGGCAGCAGCGCGACGGGCGGCGCGGCAGCGCGGGCGCGCCGGCCAAGCCGCGGAACCGCACCAACTCGCGCACCCGCCAGCGGTACCCCAGCGGCGGCAACGCGCCCGCCCACCACCAGAACCAGAACCAACACCAACAGCAGAATCAGCACCATCAACAACAGAATCAACATTATCAGCAGAACCAACAGATGCTGCATCAGCATCCAG GGCAAGGTTATGGTCGCGGCGGCTGGCGGGGCCGCGGCAgaggcgggcgcgggcgcgggtTCGTTCCCCGCAACAAGAACACGCTCAAGTTCGACAACGACTATGACTTCGAGCAGGCTAACACGGAATTTGAAGAACTGCGCAGTCAGCTCGCCAAGACTAAGATATCGGAGGGCGAGGCCAAGCCTGAGGTTACTACG caACCAAGCGAAGTGGACAAGAAGGACGACTCCGGCAACGAGACGGGTGCCGGCGAGGCGGAACTGGACGACGACGGGTTCGCGGGCTACGACCGCAAGAAGAGCTTCTTTGACAGCATCTCGTGCGAGGCGGTTGAGAG GTCGAAGGGCCGCAGCCAGCGCACGGACTGGCGCACGGAGCGCAAGCTGAACGCGGAGACGTTCGGGGTGGCGctggcgcggcgcggcgcctGGCGCGGCCGCGGCGCCTGGCGGCACCACAACCCGCAGCACCAGCC TTCGTATTTCCCCAGTTGGAGGCCGATGCGCGGCGGACGCGGGCGGCCCGGCAACGGCCAGCCCGGCCAACACGCCAACCACGGCCAACACCAGCACCAACACCAACCTCGCCCCAACACGCAGCCGCAGCAgtccgccgccgccgccgctcaGTAG
- the LOC106135045 gene encoding protein LSM14 homolog car-1 isoform X3 — protein sequence MSSGMPELGSKISLVSKADIRYEGRLFTVDPQECTIALASVRSFGTENRETQYPVAPQSQVYDYILFRGSDIKDIRVVTNVPSLPNDPAIMQMSVPPTLGGANAGAPGPFAGQFNHPVVGQTQYPQYHPMAGFPGSMNAQLNKTSELSPQASVELAPQAQPTTAPIGSGVAHHSNQVKDQGSMMDLLGGSQQSSSRSGTPSAVGGHRKSPTADQGTQQAGVATGSGQQRDGRRGSAGAPAKPRNRTNSRTRQRYPSGGNAPAHHQNQNQHQQQNQHHQQQNQHYQQNQQMLHQHPGQGYGRGGWRGRGRGGRGRGFVPRNKNTLKFDNDYDFEQANTEFEELRSQLAKTKISEGEAKPEVTTQPSEVDKKDDSGNETGAGEAELDDDGFAGYDRKKSFFDSISCEAVERSKGRSQRTDWRTERKLNAETFGVALARRGAWRGRGAWRHHNPQHQPWRPMRGGRGRPGNGQPGQHANHGQHQHQHQPRPNTQPQQSAAAAAQ from the exons ATGAGTTCTGGGATGCCTGAATTGGGCTCCAAAATCAGCCTAGTATCGAAAGCTGATATACGTTACGAAGGCCGACTTTTCACTGTCGATCCTCAGGAATGTACCATCGCTTTAGCTAGCG TTCGGTCTTTTGGTACAGAGAACAGAGAAACCCAGTACCCTGTGGCACCTCAGAGTCAGGTGTACGATTACATACTGTTTCGCGGTTCTGACATCAAGGATATCCGAGTTGTGACCAATGTGCCGTCTCTGCCAAATGACCCTGCCATCATGCAGATGTCGGTGCCGCCAACGCTGGGCGGCGCCAACGCCGGAGCGCCGGGCCCGTTTGCGGGTCAGTTCAACCACCCAGTGGTGGGGCAGACACAATACCCGCAGTACCATCCAATGGCTGGTTTCCCGGGGAGCATGAACGCTCAGCTCAACAAGACGAGTGAGTTGTCTCCGCAAGCGTCAGTGGAGCTTGCACCTCAGGCCCAGCCAACTACTGCCCCTATTGGATCCGGAGTGGCTCACCACTCTAACCAAGTGAAAGACCAAG gCTCCATGATGGACCTCCTCGGAGGGTCGCAGCAGTCGTCGTCTCGCTCCGGCACTCCATCAGCCGTCGGAGGTCATAGGAAGAGCCCTACAGCTGACCAGGGCACGCAG CAGGCGGGCGTGGCGACGGGCTCCGGGCAGCAGCGCGACGGGCGGCGCGGCAGCGCGGGCGCGCCGGCCAAGCCGCGGAACCGCACCAACTCGCGCACCCGCCAGCGGTACCCCAGCGGCGGCAACGCGCCCGCCCACCACCAGAACCAGAACCAACACCAACAGCAGAATCAGCACCATCAACAACAGAATCAACATTATCAGCAGAACCAACAGATGCTGCATCAGCATCCAG GGCAAGGTTATGGTCGCGGCGGCTGGCGGGGCCGCGGCAgaggcgggcgcgggcgcgggtTCGTTCCCCGCAACAAGAACACGCTCAAGTTCGACAACGACTATGACTTCGAGCAGGCTAACACGGAATTTGAAGAACTGCGCAGTCAGCTCGCCAAGACTAAGATATCGGAGGGCGAGGCCAAGCCTGAGGTTACTACG caACCAAGCGAAGTGGACAAGAAGGACGACTCCGGCAACGAGACGGGTGCCGGCGAGGCGGAACTGGACGACGACGGGTTCGCGGGCTACGACCGCAAGAAGAGCTTCTTTGACAGCATCTCGTGCGAGGCGGTTGAGAG GTCGAAGGGCCGCAGCCAGCGCACGGACTGGCGCACGGAGCGCAAGCTGAACGCGGAGACGTTCGGGGTGGCGctggcgcggcgcggcgcctGGCGCGGCCGCGGCGCCTGGCGGCACCACAACCCGCAGCACCAGCC TTGGAGGCCGATGCGCGGCGGACGCGGGCGGCCCGGCAACGGCCAGCCCGGCCAACACGCCAACCACGGCCAACACCAGCACCAACACCAACCTCGCCCCAACACGCAGCCGCAGCAgtccgccgccgccgccgctcaGTAG
- the LOC106135045 gene encoding protein LSM14 homolog car-1 isoform X1, which produces MSSGMPELGSKISLVSKADIRYEGRLFTVDPQECTIALASVRSFGTENRETQYPVAPQSQVYDYILFRGSDIKDIRVVTNVPSLPNDPAIMQMSVPPTLGGANAGAPGPFAGQFNHPVVGQTQYPQYHPMAGFPGSMNAQLNKTSELSPQASVELAPQAQPTTAPIGSGVAHHSNQVKDQGSMMDLLGGSQQSSSRSGTPSAVGGHRKSPTADQGTQQAGVATGSGQQRDGRRGSAGAPAKPRNRTNSRTRQRYPSGGNAPAHHQNQNQHQQQNQHHQQQNQHYQQNQQMLHQHPGQGYGRGGWRGRGRGGRGRGFVPRNKNTLKFDNDYDFEQANTEFEELRSQLAKTKISEGEAKPEVTTQPSEVDKKDDSGNETGAGEAELDDDGFAGYDRKKSFFDSISCEAVERSKGRSQRTDWRTERKLNAETFGVALARRGAWRGRGAWRHHNPQHQPSYFPSWRPMRGGRGRPGNGQPGQHANHGQHQHQHQPRPNTQPQQSAAAAAQ; this is translated from the exons ATGAGTTCTGGGATGCCTGAATTGGGCTCCAAAATCAGCCTAGTATCGAAAGCTGATATACGTTACGAAGGCCGACTTTTCACTGTCGATCCTCAGGAATGTACCATCGCTTTAGCTAGCG TTCGGTCTTTTGGTACAGAGAACAGAGAAACCCAGTACCCTGTGGCACCTCAGAGTCAGGTGTACGATTACATACTGTTTCGCGGTTCTGACATCAAGGATATCCGAGTTGTGACCAATGTGCCGTCTCTGCCAAATGACCCTGCCATCATGCAGATGTCGGTGCCGCCAACGCTGGGCGGCGCCAACGCCGGAGCGCCGGGCCCGTTTGCGGGTCAGTTCAACCACCCAGTGGTGGGGCAGACACAATACCCGCAGTACCATCCAATGGCTGGTTTCCCGGGGAGCATGAACGCTCAGCTCAACAAGACGAGTGAGTTGTCTCCGCAAGCGTCAGTGGAGCTTGCACCTCAGGCCCAGCCAACTACTGCCCCTATTGGATCCGGAGTGGCTCACCACTCTAACCAAGTGAAAGACCAAG gCTCCATGATGGACCTCCTCGGAGGGTCGCAGCAGTCGTCGTCTCGCTCCGGCACTCCATCAGCCGTCGGAGGTCATAGGAAGAGCCCTACAGCTGACCAGGGCACGCAG CAGGCGGGCGTGGCGACGGGCTCCGGGCAGCAGCGCGACGGGCGGCGCGGCAGCGCGGGCGCGCCGGCCAAGCCGCGGAACCGCACCAACTCGCGCACCCGCCAGCGGTACCCCAGCGGCGGCAACGCGCCCGCCCACCACCAGAACCAGAACCAACACCAACAGCAGAATCAGCACCATCAACAACAGAATCAACATTATCAGCAGAACCAACAGATGCTGCATCAGCATCCAG GGCAAGGTTATGGTCGCGGCGGCTGGCGGGGCCGCGGCAgaggcgggcgcgggcgcgggtTCGTTCCCCGCAACAAGAACACGCTCAAGTTCGACAACGACTATGACTTCGAGCAGGCTAACACGGAATTTGAAGAACTGCGCAGTCAGCTCGCCAAGACTAAGATATCGGAGGGCGAGGCCAAGCCTGAGGTTACTACG caACCAAGCGAAGTGGACAAGAAGGACGACTCCGGCAACGAGACGGGTGCCGGCGAGGCGGAACTGGACGACGACGGGTTCGCGGGCTACGACCGCAAGAAGAGCTTCTTTGACAGCATCTCGTGCGAGGCGGTTGAGAG GTCGAAGGGCCGCAGCCAGCGCACGGACTGGCGCACGGAGCGCAAGCTGAACGCGGAGACGTTCGGGGTGGCGctggcgcggcgcggcgcctGGCGCGGCCGCGGCGCCTGGCGGCACCACAACCCGCAGCACCAGCC TTCGTATTTCCCCAGTTGGAGGCCGATGCGCGGCGGACGCGGGCGGCCCGGCAACGGCCAGCCCGGCCAACACGCCAACCACGGCCAACACCAGCACCAACACCAACCTCGCCCCAACACGCAGCCGCAGCAgtccgccgccgccgccgctcaGTAG
- the LOC106135045 gene encoding protein LSM14 homolog car-1 isoform X2: MSSGMPELGSKISLVSKADIRYEGRLFTVDPQECTIALASVRSFGTENRETQYPVAPQSQVYDYILFRGSDIKDIRVVTNVPSLPNDPAIMQMSVPPTLGGANAGAPGPFAGQFNHPVVGQTQYPQYHPMAGFPGSMNAQLNKTSELSPQASVELAPQAQPTTAPIGSGVAHHSNQVKDQGSMMDLLGGSQQSSSRSGTPSAVGGHRKSPTADQGTQAGVATGSGQQRDGRRGSAGAPAKPRNRTNSRTRQRYPSGGNAPAHHQNQNQHQQQNQHHQQQNQHYQQNQQMLHQHPGQGYGRGGWRGRGRGGRGRGFVPRNKNTLKFDNDYDFEQANTEFEELRSQLAKTKISEGEAKPEVTTQPSEVDKKDDSGNETGAGEAELDDDGFAGYDRKKSFFDSISCEAVERSKGRSQRTDWRTERKLNAETFGVALARRGAWRGRGAWRHHNPQHQPSYFPSWRPMRGGRGRPGNGQPGQHANHGQHQHQHQPRPNTQPQQSAAAAAQ; the protein is encoded by the exons ATGAGTTCTGGGATGCCTGAATTGGGCTCCAAAATCAGCCTAGTATCGAAAGCTGATATACGTTACGAAGGCCGACTTTTCACTGTCGATCCTCAGGAATGTACCATCGCTTTAGCTAGCG TTCGGTCTTTTGGTACAGAGAACAGAGAAACCCAGTACCCTGTGGCACCTCAGAGTCAGGTGTACGATTACATACTGTTTCGCGGTTCTGACATCAAGGATATCCGAGTTGTGACCAATGTGCCGTCTCTGCCAAATGACCCTGCCATCATGCAGATGTCGGTGCCGCCAACGCTGGGCGGCGCCAACGCCGGAGCGCCGGGCCCGTTTGCGGGTCAGTTCAACCACCCAGTGGTGGGGCAGACACAATACCCGCAGTACCATCCAATGGCTGGTTTCCCGGGGAGCATGAACGCTCAGCTCAACAAGACGAGTGAGTTGTCTCCGCAAGCGTCAGTGGAGCTTGCACCTCAGGCCCAGCCAACTACTGCCCCTATTGGATCCGGAGTGGCTCACCACTCTAACCAAGTGAAAGACCAAG gCTCCATGATGGACCTCCTCGGAGGGTCGCAGCAGTCGTCGTCTCGCTCCGGCACTCCATCAGCCGTCGGAGGTCATAGGAAGAGCCCTACAGCTGACCAGGGCACGCAG GCGGGCGTGGCGACGGGCTCCGGGCAGCAGCGCGACGGGCGGCGCGGCAGCGCGGGCGCGCCGGCCAAGCCGCGGAACCGCACCAACTCGCGCACCCGCCAGCGGTACCCCAGCGGCGGCAACGCGCCCGCCCACCACCAGAACCAGAACCAACACCAACAGCAGAATCAGCACCATCAACAACAGAATCAACATTATCAGCAGAACCAACAGATGCTGCATCAGCATCCAG GGCAAGGTTATGGTCGCGGCGGCTGGCGGGGCCGCGGCAgaggcgggcgcgggcgcgggtTCGTTCCCCGCAACAAGAACACGCTCAAGTTCGACAACGACTATGACTTCGAGCAGGCTAACACGGAATTTGAAGAACTGCGCAGTCAGCTCGCCAAGACTAAGATATCGGAGGGCGAGGCCAAGCCTGAGGTTACTACG caACCAAGCGAAGTGGACAAGAAGGACGACTCCGGCAACGAGACGGGTGCCGGCGAGGCGGAACTGGACGACGACGGGTTCGCGGGCTACGACCGCAAGAAGAGCTTCTTTGACAGCATCTCGTGCGAGGCGGTTGAGAG GTCGAAGGGCCGCAGCCAGCGCACGGACTGGCGCACGGAGCGCAAGCTGAACGCGGAGACGTTCGGGGTGGCGctggcgcggcgcggcgcctGGCGCGGCCGCGGCGCCTGGCGGCACCACAACCCGCAGCACCAGCC TTCGTATTTCCCCAGTTGGAGGCCGATGCGCGGCGGACGCGGGCGGCCCGGCAACGGCCAGCCCGGCCAACACGCCAACCACGGCCAACACCAGCACCAACACCAACCTCGCCCCAACACGCAGCCGCAGCAgtccgccgccgccgccgctcaGTAG
- the LOC106135045 gene encoding protein LSM14 homolog B isoform X6 → MSSGMPELGSKISLVSKADIRYEGRLFTVDPQECTIALASVRSFGTENRETQYPVAPQSQVYDYILFRGSDIKDIRVVTNVPSLPNDPAIMQMSVPPTLGGANAGAPGPFAGSMMDLLGGSQQSSSRSGTPSAVGGHRKSPTADQGTQQAGVATGSGQQRDGRRGSAGAPAKPRNRTNSRTRQRYPSGGNAPAHHQNQNQHQQQNQHHQQQNQHYQQNQQMLHQHPGQGYGRGGWRGRGRGGRGRGFVPRNKNTLKFDNDYDFEQANTEFEELRSQLAKTKISEGEAKPEVTTQPSEVDKKDDSGNETGAGEAELDDDGFAGYDRKKSFFDSISCEAVERSKGRSQRTDWRTERKLNAETFGVALARRGAWRGRGAWRHHNPQHQPSYFPSWRPMRGGRGRPGNGQPGQHANHGQHQHQHQPRPNTQPQQSAAAAAQ, encoded by the exons ATGAGTTCTGGGATGCCTGAATTGGGCTCCAAAATCAGCCTAGTATCGAAAGCTGATATACGTTACGAAGGCCGACTTTTCACTGTCGATCCTCAGGAATGTACCATCGCTTTAGCTAGCG TTCGGTCTTTTGGTACAGAGAACAGAGAAACCCAGTACCCTGTGGCACCTCAGAGTCAGGTGTACGATTACATACTGTTTCGCGGTTCTGACATCAAGGATATCCGAGTTGTGACCAATGTGCCGTCTCTGCCAAATGACCCTGCCATCATGCAGATGTCGGTGCCGCCAACGCTGGGCGGCGCCAACGCCGGAGCGCCGGGCCCGTTTGCGG gCTCCATGATGGACCTCCTCGGAGGGTCGCAGCAGTCGTCGTCTCGCTCCGGCACTCCATCAGCCGTCGGAGGTCATAGGAAGAGCCCTACAGCTGACCAGGGCACGCAG CAGGCGGGCGTGGCGACGGGCTCCGGGCAGCAGCGCGACGGGCGGCGCGGCAGCGCGGGCGCGCCGGCCAAGCCGCGGAACCGCACCAACTCGCGCACCCGCCAGCGGTACCCCAGCGGCGGCAACGCGCCCGCCCACCACCAGAACCAGAACCAACACCAACAGCAGAATCAGCACCATCAACAACAGAATCAACATTATCAGCAGAACCAACAGATGCTGCATCAGCATCCAG GGCAAGGTTATGGTCGCGGCGGCTGGCGGGGCCGCGGCAgaggcgggcgcgggcgcgggtTCGTTCCCCGCAACAAGAACACGCTCAAGTTCGACAACGACTATGACTTCGAGCAGGCTAACACGGAATTTGAAGAACTGCGCAGTCAGCTCGCCAAGACTAAGATATCGGAGGGCGAGGCCAAGCCTGAGGTTACTACG caACCAAGCGAAGTGGACAAGAAGGACGACTCCGGCAACGAGACGGGTGCCGGCGAGGCGGAACTGGACGACGACGGGTTCGCGGGCTACGACCGCAAGAAGAGCTTCTTTGACAGCATCTCGTGCGAGGCGGTTGAGAG GTCGAAGGGCCGCAGCCAGCGCACGGACTGGCGCACGGAGCGCAAGCTGAACGCGGAGACGTTCGGGGTGGCGctggcgcggcgcggcgcctGGCGCGGCCGCGGCGCCTGGCGGCACCACAACCCGCAGCACCAGCC TTCGTATTTCCCCAGTTGGAGGCCGATGCGCGGCGGACGCGGGCGGCCCGGCAACGGCCAGCCCGGCCAACACGCCAACCACGGCCAACACCAGCACCAACACCAACCTCGCCCCAACACGCAGCCGCAGCAgtccgccgccgccgccgctcaGTAG
- the LOC106135045 gene encoding protein LSM14 homolog A isoform X4, whose product MSSGMPELGSKISLVSKADIRYEGRLFTVDPQECTIALASVRSFGTENRETQYPVAPQSQVYDYILFRGSDIKDIRVVTNVPSLPNDPAIMQMSVPPTLGGANAGAPGPFAGQFNHPVVGQTQYPQYHPMAGFPGSMNAQLNKTSSMMDLLGGSQQSSSRSGTPSAVGGHRKSPTADQGTQQAGVATGSGQQRDGRRGSAGAPAKPRNRTNSRTRQRYPSGGNAPAHHQNQNQHQQQNQHHQQQNQHYQQNQQMLHQHPGQGYGRGGWRGRGRGGRGRGFVPRNKNTLKFDNDYDFEQANTEFEELRSQLAKTKISEGEAKPEVTTQPSEVDKKDDSGNETGAGEAELDDDGFAGYDRKKSFFDSISCEAVERSKGRSQRTDWRTERKLNAETFGVALARRGAWRGRGAWRHHNPQHQPSYFPSWRPMRGGRGRPGNGQPGQHANHGQHQHQHQPRPNTQPQQSAAAAAQ is encoded by the exons ATGAGTTCTGGGATGCCTGAATTGGGCTCCAAAATCAGCCTAGTATCGAAAGCTGATATACGTTACGAAGGCCGACTTTTCACTGTCGATCCTCAGGAATGTACCATCGCTTTAGCTAGCG TTCGGTCTTTTGGTACAGAGAACAGAGAAACCCAGTACCCTGTGGCACCTCAGAGTCAGGTGTACGATTACATACTGTTTCGCGGTTCTGACATCAAGGATATCCGAGTTGTGACCAATGTGCCGTCTCTGCCAAATGACCCTGCCATCATGCAGATGTCGGTGCCGCCAACGCTGGGCGGCGCCAACGCCGGAGCGCCGGGCCCGTTTGCGGGTCAGTTCAACCACCCAGTGGTGGGGCAGACACAATACCCGCAGTACCATCCAATGGCTGGTTTCCCGGGGAGCATGAACGCTCAGCTCAACAAGACGA gCTCCATGATGGACCTCCTCGGAGGGTCGCAGCAGTCGTCGTCTCGCTCCGGCACTCCATCAGCCGTCGGAGGTCATAGGAAGAGCCCTACAGCTGACCAGGGCACGCAG CAGGCGGGCGTGGCGACGGGCTCCGGGCAGCAGCGCGACGGGCGGCGCGGCAGCGCGGGCGCGCCGGCCAAGCCGCGGAACCGCACCAACTCGCGCACCCGCCAGCGGTACCCCAGCGGCGGCAACGCGCCCGCCCACCACCAGAACCAGAACCAACACCAACAGCAGAATCAGCACCATCAACAACAGAATCAACATTATCAGCAGAACCAACAGATGCTGCATCAGCATCCAG GGCAAGGTTATGGTCGCGGCGGCTGGCGGGGCCGCGGCAgaggcgggcgcgggcgcgggtTCGTTCCCCGCAACAAGAACACGCTCAAGTTCGACAACGACTATGACTTCGAGCAGGCTAACACGGAATTTGAAGAACTGCGCAGTCAGCTCGCCAAGACTAAGATATCGGAGGGCGAGGCCAAGCCTGAGGTTACTACG caACCAAGCGAAGTGGACAAGAAGGACGACTCCGGCAACGAGACGGGTGCCGGCGAGGCGGAACTGGACGACGACGGGTTCGCGGGCTACGACCGCAAGAAGAGCTTCTTTGACAGCATCTCGTGCGAGGCGGTTGAGAG GTCGAAGGGCCGCAGCCAGCGCACGGACTGGCGCACGGAGCGCAAGCTGAACGCGGAGACGTTCGGGGTGGCGctggcgcggcgcggcgcctGGCGCGGCCGCGGCGCCTGGCGGCACCACAACCCGCAGCACCAGCC TTCGTATTTCCCCAGTTGGAGGCCGATGCGCGGCGGACGCGGGCGGCCCGGCAACGGCCAGCCCGGCCAACACGCCAACCACGGCCAACACCAGCACCAACACCAACCTCGCCCCAACACGCAGCCGCAGCAgtccgccgccgccgccgctcaGTAG
- the LOC106135045 gene encoding protein LSM14 homolog B isoform X5 → MSSGMPELGSKISLVSKADIRYEGRLFTVDPQECTIALASVRSFGTENRETQYPVAPQSQVYDYILFRGSDIKDIRVVTNVPSLPNDPAIMQMSVPPTLGGANAGAPGPFAGQFNHPVVGQTQYPQYHPMAGFPGSMNAQLNKTSSMMDLLGGSQQSSSRSGTPSAVGGHRKSPTADQGTQAGVATGSGQQRDGRRGSAGAPAKPRNRTNSRTRQRYPSGGNAPAHHQNQNQHQQQNQHHQQQNQHYQQNQQMLHQHPGQGYGRGGWRGRGRGGRGRGFVPRNKNTLKFDNDYDFEQANTEFEELRSQLAKTKISEGEAKPEVTTQPSEVDKKDDSGNETGAGEAELDDDGFAGYDRKKSFFDSISCEAVERSKGRSQRTDWRTERKLNAETFGVALARRGAWRGRGAWRHHNPQHQPSYFPSWRPMRGGRGRPGNGQPGQHANHGQHQHQHQPRPNTQPQQSAAAAAQ, encoded by the exons ATGAGTTCTGGGATGCCTGAATTGGGCTCCAAAATCAGCCTAGTATCGAAAGCTGATATACGTTACGAAGGCCGACTTTTCACTGTCGATCCTCAGGAATGTACCATCGCTTTAGCTAGCG TTCGGTCTTTTGGTACAGAGAACAGAGAAACCCAGTACCCTGTGGCACCTCAGAGTCAGGTGTACGATTACATACTGTTTCGCGGTTCTGACATCAAGGATATCCGAGTTGTGACCAATGTGCCGTCTCTGCCAAATGACCCTGCCATCATGCAGATGTCGGTGCCGCCAACGCTGGGCGGCGCCAACGCCGGAGCGCCGGGCCCGTTTGCGGGTCAGTTCAACCACCCAGTGGTGGGGCAGACACAATACCCGCAGTACCATCCAATGGCTGGTTTCCCGGGGAGCATGAACGCTCAGCTCAACAAGACGA gCTCCATGATGGACCTCCTCGGAGGGTCGCAGCAGTCGTCGTCTCGCTCCGGCACTCCATCAGCCGTCGGAGGTCATAGGAAGAGCCCTACAGCTGACCAGGGCACGCAG GCGGGCGTGGCGACGGGCTCCGGGCAGCAGCGCGACGGGCGGCGCGGCAGCGCGGGCGCGCCGGCCAAGCCGCGGAACCGCACCAACTCGCGCACCCGCCAGCGGTACCCCAGCGGCGGCAACGCGCCCGCCCACCACCAGAACCAGAACCAACACCAACAGCAGAATCAGCACCATCAACAACAGAATCAACATTATCAGCAGAACCAACAGATGCTGCATCAGCATCCAG GGCAAGGTTATGGTCGCGGCGGCTGGCGGGGCCGCGGCAgaggcgggcgcgggcgcgggtTCGTTCCCCGCAACAAGAACACGCTCAAGTTCGACAACGACTATGACTTCGAGCAGGCTAACACGGAATTTGAAGAACTGCGCAGTCAGCTCGCCAAGACTAAGATATCGGAGGGCGAGGCCAAGCCTGAGGTTACTACG caACCAAGCGAAGTGGACAAGAAGGACGACTCCGGCAACGAGACGGGTGCCGGCGAGGCGGAACTGGACGACGACGGGTTCGCGGGCTACGACCGCAAGAAGAGCTTCTTTGACAGCATCTCGTGCGAGGCGGTTGAGAG GTCGAAGGGCCGCAGCCAGCGCACGGACTGGCGCACGGAGCGCAAGCTGAACGCGGAGACGTTCGGGGTGGCGctggcgcggcgcggcgcctGGCGCGGCCGCGGCGCCTGGCGGCACCACAACCCGCAGCACCAGCC TTCGTATTTCCCCAGTTGGAGGCCGATGCGCGGCGGACGCGGGCGGCCCGGCAACGGCCAGCCCGGCCAACACGCCAACCACGGCCAACACCAGCACCAACACCAACCTCGCCCCAACACGCAGCCGCAGCAgtccgccgccgccgccgctcaGTAG